The sequence TCATACCTGACCCACATCCACCAACAGCCGCCGGAATCTGACTCCCAGCCATCAACCACCGCCGGAATCTCCTTAAATGGGAAAGACAGCTAATATTTACTTGTTCTTCATCTTGGTTACAAATTTCTTAACTTCAATTCATTCTGTAGATCCAATTTGCAACTCAAAAACATTCCCAGATCCAAAAACCTTAAGATCAGATCAAATCACAGTATTAATCAACGGCTACTCGGAATCACGTATCCATCTCCTCCGCCGCATCGCCGCCACATACTCCTCCTTACCCTTCGTTGCATCTGTACTAATCCTCTGGGGAAACCCAAAAACACCAccagaaaccctaactcaaaTCACTCAGAACCTAACATCATACTTCGGCGGTGCACCAATTTCATTACTCCTCCAATCAACAGACTCGTTAAACTCAAGATTCCTCCCCAGGCCCGAAATCACCACCCGTTCCATCGCAATCTGCGACGACGACATCGAAATCGACTCGAAATCATTCGAATTCGCATTCAAGATATGGGAATGGAATCGCGATAAGCTCATCGGGTTCTTCCCGAGGTCTCATGATCTTGATTTGTCCCTCAAATCATGGATTTACACTGTCCATTCGTATAAATACTCGATTTTGTTAACCAAATTCATGATCATGAAGACGGATTACTTGGAGAAATACAGTTGCAGTGCTGATAGTAGAATCACAATGCTGAGGGATTATGTTGATGAGATGAAGAACTGTGAGGATATTCTGATGAATTTTGTGATTTCGGACGAAGCGGATTCGGGTCCGGTTTTGGTCGAAGCGAAGAGATTGAGAGATCATGGTGATGCAAGGAATGAAgagaatgatgaaatggagatgaGGAATGTTGGGTTGAGTAGCAGGAGAAGAGAACATAGGAAAAGAAGAGGTGAATGTATTAGAGAGTTTCACAAGGTGTTGGGGAGAATGCCGTTGAGGTACAGTTATGGGAAGTTGGTTAATTCTGTTGGGGAACAGGGGTTGTGTGTCAAAGGTGGCAAATTGGTGTTTTGTGATCAACAAATCTTTTGATTTTAATGCAAAATATGTGCCCGTTGTCTGAGCATTTTTCATAGCTTTTGGTCGGATATTATCTGGTTTTTGAACAGAACCTTAAAGGTTAGCGTCCGTAGCAATTTTTGTTTCCAATTGTGAATTGCGACTTCCAGCATCTAAAGTAAATCCTTCAACCTAAAATATTAACTTCCTGGGTAGACTAACAAAATTGCCATTGTGGTATTCAAGATTATGATAGAGAAGCGGCGTCAATTCACCTTATCAAAACACGACCAAATGGAAAGCCGTATCAAAATTGAGAATGAGCAGAGAATATTCAAACTTTTACCCACTTGAGATTGAAAAGGAAAGACAAAGAAATATTACCTTGGGGATCATGAATCTGGCTCATCAAACAAATGAATTAGTATTTTTTTCAAAGCCGGATCATGAACATCATTGTGGTTGCTTGTTCTTAGTATGTGGTTTGTTCTCTTCGTGCTCAGGACTTCCGCTTTAGTACGTCTTCTACGATGTTGCCATATGACATAATTCATGGCAAATAGAACAAGAAAAAGATCAAACCGGTAGTAGAGATAGACCTGAGCCTGTCTTCTATTGTCAAAAGCACTTGTATCAACATGTTCATATGCAATAAATGCCACGATTGTACCATGTTCTTCCGGTAAATGTCATGGAGCAGTTCAATTTTGAAAATTATCTTTGGGATGATAAGACTTCTTTTCGAACTTTTGAATTATGGTCCTAATTAGACAGCAGCAATGTCGTTAAATTCAATCACATTCACTGAGTTATGCATGTGTGACAAATTACATCTACAATCTCATTGGTTCAGAATAGTAGCAAAACTGCAGCTTCCTTCGTTAGTCATGCATGTATGACACCAAATTATGCATGCTGCTGCATATTTGTTCAGATAAAACCCTATAAAACTATGATATATTCATAGGTTTGCAATTGTGATTCTAGCTAAACTGCAAAGGCAAAGGATGGATCTACTTTCCATGCTAGTATTTCTGCAGCAGTGGGTAGGAGAACAGTTAGAATGTTATTCAAACAAGCATTCCATTTTTGTTTCAGTTCCAGTTCTTCTGTTTTCAGTTTTCTTCTTGTTTAAGATCCATAGAGTTTGGTCATCATCCACAAAAACCCATATTTATAACTTACCACCCTCTCCACCGAGGTTTCCAATCATTGGTAACCTTCACCAGCTAGGAACATTAGCTCATCATTCCATGCGAGATCTTTCTCACAAGTATGGCCCCTTAATGTTCTTGCACCTGGGTCAATCTCCGACTCTCGTAGTTTCATCTGTAGAAATGGCTAAAGAGATAATGAAGAACCAGGATCTTGTCTTTGCAAACAGACCTGCTCTTACCGCCGGTAAAGCGCTTGTGTATGGATGTACTGACATAGGTCTTGCGCCTTATGGTGAATACTGGAGACAGGTAAAAAAGATTGCGGTTGTCGAGCTATTGAGTGTCAAAAGGGTTCAATCATATAAGCATGTGAGAGTAGAAGAAGTCGGTATTGTGATCCAGAATATATCTAGTTTATGTTCTTCAAGGGAAGACGGTGCACAAGTAGTAAATCTTACTGATATACTGCTAACTCTCACAAACAACGTAGTTTCCAGGTGTGCACTTGGTGTCCGGTATGAAACTGCTCATGGAAACAGATTCCCTAAAATGTCAAGTAACTTTTTGGGGCTGTTTAATGCATTTAGTTTTGGtgatttctttccttctattgGTTGGATGGATGTTGTTACTGGACTATCTAGTAAATTTGAGAAGGCGTTTCAAGAAGATGATAGATTTCTAGATCAAGTCATTGACGACCATCTCCTTCGTCATTCCAAACTGGAAGCTAATCACGGTCAGGTAGAAGACAGTAATGAACTAGACCTGACGGATATTCTTATCCTTTCTCAGGAGAACTATGAGAATCTCTCTTGTAATAATATCAAAGCAATATTACTGGTTAGATCATCTCTCGCTCTATGTGTCTTTGTTCTTAAAACTGCTAATACGTGTTCAGCTAAATCCAAATTCTTTTGTCACTACAGGATATGTTTATTGGTGGAAGTGATACATCAGCAAGAACAATGGAATGGGCAATGGCAGAGCTTATAAAGaaaccaaaagtgatgaagaaaGCACAAGATGAGGTGAGAAGAGTTGTGGGGAAGAAGTCTACGGTAGAAGAAGACGACATTAATCAAATGGACTATTTGAAATGTATTGTTAAGGAGATATTAAGACTACATCCTCCTGCTCCTACTTTACTTCCTAGAGAAAATACGAAGAGTACGCAAATAGCAGGTTATGATATCCCTCCAAATACAACAGTTTTCATCAATGCGTGGGCAATCCATAGAGATCCTAACATATGGGAGGACGCAGAAGAATTCCGACCAGAGAGATTTATTAACAACCCAATCGATTTCAAGGGTCAAGATTTCCAATTCATTCCATTTGGTTCAGGTAGAAGAGGGTGTCCTGGAATATCCTTCGCCATCACAGTTGTCGAGTTTGCTCTTGCCAGTCTCTTGTACCACTTCAATTGGGAGCTTCCTTATGGTGAAAAAATAGAGGAACTTGACATGAGTGAGAATTTTGGTCTTACTGTTAGTAAGAGAACCCCTCTTCGTGTTCTTCCCACAATTTACTCATTGCGTCAGCTCTATTGAAGAAGCAAAGGACAATAGAAACTGCGAGTCCTAACTTAACATGGCGAATGGTGCATATTCAGTTAACCACCAGACCGACCTGGTATTCCCGTGTATTGATTGTTGCAAACAATACCACCTGCTTCTTATAAGGCAAAATTTACTAAGCATGATTTCATTTTCTGTGAATCAAAATAATGAATACTTTCGGATAATTTGAAAGGGAGAAGCTGAACTAGGATGTATCTCTATAGTATGTATGATTGAAAGTTATGTTCATCAAtccagacgaagatttttgttctAGAGTAAGCACATTTTTAAGGCTGGACTGGGAGAATGCATGGTTAAGTATAAAGTGATGTTTCTCACAAATCCTGATGTTTATGCTTAGCTAAGAAAATAAGTACAGATTACTGACACTCACAGTTCTACTGCTAGTAGTGTGGTGCAGGATAAGGAAGATACAGAAGCGTAGGTTAAGCTGCCAGGCTGTTCACAGCTTTGTTGTTTCCACATTTATTTTCCACACGTGTTATCTGTTAAGAGTGTTTTAGTCACTATAAATAGACTGTCCTGTAGTCATTTAAGATGTAATGACTTTATCCTTTCTGTAATGAAGAATGCGTAGGTATTTCATTTTATCAATATATTGTTAGTGTGGTATCAGATGGGTTTGGGTTCTAACCTTTGATTCGATCCTGCAATTTTTATTATCTAACTTTGTTTTTTGTTCAACAAAGTTATCTAAGTGTATTGATAGCGCGTATTATCTCAATACGCTTGGTTTAAATTTCAAGATCTATCCGATTCTTCTACTACTTTTTGTTTCTCAAAAGTTTCAAGATCTTTTGCATAAATTGCTTTTTGATCTGGATCTTTAGTATATCTttgctcttcttcatctttttcatcttctttctgTTTATTTATTCGACCTTTTTCTATTTCCGGCATTTAAATCTGTATATAATCGTGTTGAAAGGGATGGTATTAGGAAGGAATAAACCATACCACCACATTGAATTGGATCCGTCCTCAGGTTCCGAAATATATTCAAGCCCAGATCTCTCACGTTCCCTCCCCTCATTAGACCATTACCTGACTAATCCCGTCCAGCGTACTCTATCACCCTCGACAAGTGACCCGTCGTCGGCTGTGATACTTTTTATAATGACCTGACCTTCCACCGATACTGTTAGTACTTAGCCACTGCAATATTATTCGATGGTTTATCATGTACAAAACCTTTTTCGggaggattcttagacttaatagaattaagtttttctaagagattaaaaacgccttggaatgctctaaatagatctttatcaattgatccattatgatagtattcctcaaagagatcaagagttaatctagtgagagtccatatccttgagcatgatgaacgtttcctcaatctttccttctttttattttttcctttagattggatCTCAGcatctaaattttcctttttagatgaaatgagattatcatgtaaacccgaaggttttaacaataataatccttgagcaatctttaaggacttctggcatgcgttacagatgccacgagcaagttttccaaagaaatttctcataggacaatttttaaggaacgaacaaacacaaacttattaggtttagaaTGTTtttcagctctgataccaattgaaaaaatgggggtacaataaccacacccaacaattcgattagaaatctgtatggacaaactccaatttactttctagagaatcaactagacggttagactcaatctagataaaagtatatcaaagagtttatatctcaatctctcgatttgatctttactcaagcaaatagaaatctacgagtctttatcaaatactagagagataacttgggtggtaccaaagaacaatatccaagtatcaatcaatttaaatcaacaaccaaaaggtcggatattctaattgattgaacaacgcacaacctatgatatttcaattatataacaaaatataatgcggaaaagaaataacacagacatcagaattttgttaacgatgaaaccgcaaatgtagaaaaaccccgggacctagtccagattgaacacacactgtattaagacgctacaaacactagcctactccaaactaacttcggtctggactttagttgaaccccaatcaatctcacactgatccaaggtacagttatgctcctaggcctctgatcccagcaggatactgcgcacttgattcctttagatgatctcacccacaactaagagttgctacgacccaaagtcgacgactttaataaaaaatttgtatcgcacagaaaagtctatgataatagataaatctgtctcccacgaatatacctacgacttttgttccgtcttttgataaatcaaggtgaataggaaccaatcaataataccagacttatattcccgaagaacaacttagtattatcaatcacctcacaataatcttaatcgacgcagcgaaaaaagatattgtggaatcacaaacgatgagacgaagtttgtttgtgattacttttctatcttgcctttcggagatataaaatctcaagtcaattatttcaattgtactcgtacgataaaagatgcaagatcagatcacacaactacaagaaaagtagtatcggtctggcttcacaatcccaatgaagtctttaagtcgttaacctggtttagaagaaaaaatcaacggttaaaggagaatcgactctagcttaccacaactagtatcacacagaatgtgtggggattaggtttcccagttgctagagttctcccttatatacactttcaaatcagggtttgcaatcaatgttagcttagtaacaaagcattcaatattcaccgttagatgaaaacctgattagattcaagctaatatttctcaaccgttagatcgaaaacttatcttgtcacacagaaatgaaatgtccaattttgggtttatgaaccgtacccaaacattaacatttgttggttcaacaagtcaaccaaatggttagccatatgattactctcatatcagccttattcttcttcaccataactagttcaaatgactcaaatgaactagttagagagttgttcaattgcttagatcttatgtaactacacaagacacaattgaagcaaaatcggtttgattcactcgaatcggttcatgaactttatagccaaggtttgcaaaagcattccttagtttatttaaacattagttcaagaacaaccgactttagatataaccttctcaagttcgcagactgg comes from Papaver somniferum cultivar HN1 chromosome 7, ASM357369v1, whole genome shotgun sequence and encodes:
- the LOC113299978 gene encoding cytochrome P450 71A1-like, producing MDLLSMLVFLQQWVGEQLECYSNKHSIFVSVPVLLFSVFFLFKIHRVWSSSTKTHIYNLPPSPPRFPIIGNLHQLGTLAHHSMRDLSHKYGPLMFLHLGQSPTLVVSSVEMAKEIMKNQDLVFANRPALTAGKALVYGCTDIGLAPYGEYWRQVKKIAVVELLSVKRVQSYKHVRVEEVGIVIQNISSLCSSREDGAQVVNLTDILLTLTNNVVSRCALGVRYETAHGNRFPKMSSNFLGLFNAFSFGDFFPSIGWMDVVTGLSSKFEKAFQEDDRFLDQVIDDHLLRHSKLEANHGQVEDSNELDLTDILILSQENYENLSCNNIKAILLDMFIGGSDTSARTMEWAMAELIKKPKVMKKAQDEVRRVVGKKSTVEEDDINQMDYLKCIVKEILRLHPPAPTLLPRENTKSTQIAGYDIPPNTTVFINAWAIHRDPNIWEDAEEFRPERFINNPIDFKGQDFQFIPFGSGRRGCPGISFAITVVEFALASLLYHFNWELPYGEKIEELDMSENFGLTVSKRTPLRVLPTIYSLRQLY
- the LOC113299979 gene encoding glycosyltransferase family protein 64 C3-like encodes the protein MGKTANIYLFFILVTNFLTSIHSVDPICNSKTFPDPKTLRSDQITVLINGYSESRIHLLRRIAATYSSLPFVASVLILWGNPKTPPETLTQITQNLTSYFGGAPISLLLQSTDSLNSRFLPRPEITTRSIAICDDDIEIDSKSFEFAFKIWEWNRDKLIGFFPRSHDLDLSLKSWIYTVHSYKYSILLTKFMIMKTDYLEKYSCSADSRITMLRDYVDEMKNCEDILMNFVISDEADSGPVLVEAKRLRDHGDARNEENDEMEMRNVGLSSRRREHRKRRGECIREFHKVLGRMPLRYSYGKLVNSVGEQGLCVKGGKLVFCDQQIF